A stretch of DNA from Nonomuraea helvata:
TCGCGGCGCTCAGCGTCGGGCTGGCGCAGGGCTGCGTGGACGAATGCCTCAAGTACGTCAGGGACAGGAAGGCCTTCGGCCACCCGATCGGCCACTACCAGGCCATCCAGTTCAAGATCGCCGACATGGAGGCCCGCGCGCACACCGCCCGCCTGGCCTACTACCACGCGGCCGAGAAGATGCTGGCCGGGGCGCCGTTCAAGAAGGAGGCCGCGATCGCCAAGCTGGTCTCGTCGAACGCGGCGATGGACAACTCGCGGGAGGCCACGCAGGTGTTCGGCGGGTACGGGTTCATGAACGAGTTCCCCGTCGCGCGTTTCTACCGGGACGCCAAGGTGCTGGAGATCGGTGAGGGTACGAGCGAGGTGCAGCGCATGCTCATCGCCCGCCAGCTCGGCCTGGGCGACCTCTGAGCGTCATATCGAGGGTCCGGAGGCGCCACGCGAGCGGCAGGTCCAGGGGTTTGCGTGAGGAAGGTTGAAAGATCTAGTGTCATCTTCCATGACGGCTGAAGATCTTCTCATCAGGAGGGCGGAGAAGGCGGACGCGGACGAGGTGTTCGCGCTGGCCCGCGAGTTCGGGCTGACGTTCAGGCCCGAGCGCGGGGCCTTCGACGCCGCCCTGCCCGAGCTGCTGGCGAACGAGGACGCCCTGCTGCTCACAGCCGTCGTCGGCGGGCGCGTGCACGGCTACCTGCTGGGGTTCGTCCACCTGACGCTGTTCGCGAACGGGCCGGTGGCCTGGGTCGAGGAGGCCATGGTCGGGTCCGGGTCGCGGCGGCAGGGGATCGGGCGGGCCCTCCTGGAGGAGTTCGAGCGCTGGGCGCGGTCGCGTGAGGCCAAATACG
This window harbors:
- a CDS encoding GNAT family N-acetyltransferase, giving the protein MTAEDLLIRRAEKADADEVFALAREFGLTFRPERGAFDAALPELLANEDALLLTAVVGGRVHGYLLGFVHLTLFANGPVAWVEEAMVGSGSRRQGIGRALLEEFERWARSREAKYVAMATRRAPEFYHALGYEASATFFRKVLR